In Nitrospiria bacterium, a single window of DNA contains:
- a CDS encoding DUF4382 domain-containing protein — MTACGSDSGNGGGIGSTGKVAILITDGPAPEFIQVNVTINEVTLLSDDKPPVNLFVGERRIDLLKLQGDDDLFVVGWVRTGFYNKIRLRISDPELITPEKKISGSDIQLVANGKLDLVLKNGLYIGDGETSVIHLDLDAEKSIHIHKTGSGKYKFRPVVFVKVLHGFDTLPRFVAVEGTIDSIHDHFFTIQRDSPFFKDSEDGVSSSDEDSFSMDKGFFDDDSGSDDSDRNHLIDVAVTGDTQIFLADGLPGNFGSLKTGEKVVARGLLDRNEELGLHIQAKLIQIGDVLRLYGVITEEIPSNGSGDQPEEFKFSLDAGQRVSGELLVRIYPETRIIEVGTHRLLGPDELKKGKRLIIEGVIDLGQEPDLFQAALIIVKPSVVDPNQIKGIIEDIPDDPSDPGYGNRTFDLLEEKQHCTPSGCSEITQIVPVHVIEDAVILPSTI; from the coding sequence ATGACAGCCTGCGGGTCCGATTCCGGTAATGGCGGGGGAATTGGATCTACCGGTAAGGTTGCCATATTAATCACGGATGGGCCGGCTCCCGAATTTATTCAGGTGAATGTTACCATTAATGAAGTGACTCTTTTATCCGATGATAAACCCCCTGTTAATTTATTTGTTGGGGAGCGCCGGATTGATTTGCTTAAATTGCAGGGAGATGATGACCTTTTCGTGGTCGGATGGGTTCGTACGGGTTTTTATAATAAGATAAGGTTACGAATCAGCGATCCGGAATTAATAACACCCGAGAAGAAGATTTCAGGTAGCGATATTCAATTGGTGGCGAATGGAAAGCTGGATCTGGTTTTGAAAAATGGTTTATATATCGGGGATGGAGAGACATCTGTTATTCATTTGGATTTGGATGCGGAAAAATCCATACATATTCATAAAACAGGATCCGGAAAATATAAATTTAGGCCAGTTGTTTTTGTTAAAGTTTTACACGGTTTTGATACTCTTCCCCGTTTCGTTGCGGTGGAGGGAACCATTGATTCCATCCACGATCATTTCTTTACGATTCAAAGGGATTCCCCATTCTTCAAGGATTCCGAAGATGGTGTTTCTTCATCTGATGAAGATTCTTTCTCAATGGATAAGGGTTTCTTTGATGATGATTCGGGCTCCGATGATTCCGATCGGAACCATCTTATTGATGTGGCCGTCACGGGTGACACCCAGATATTCCTTGCCGATGGGCTTCCAGGGAATTTTGGATCACTTAAAACAGGAGAAAAGGTTGTCGCTCGTGGGCTTTTAGACCGCAACGAGGAACTGGGTTTACATATCCAGGCCAAACTCATCCAAATTGGTGATGTTCTCCGTCTCTATGGTGTGATTACTGAAGAGATCCCTTCAAATGGGAGCGGAGATCAACCGGAGGAGTTTAAATTTAGTCTGGATGCTGGACAGAGAGTTTCTGGGGAGCTTTTGGTTCGGATCTACCCTGAAACCCGAATCATTGAAGTGGGAACCCATCGGTTGCTTGGCCCTGATGAATTGAAAAAAGGAAAACGGCTAATCATTGAAGGGGTAATTGATCTGGGTCAAGAACCGGATCTTTTCCAAGCAGCTCTAATTATTGTTAAACCTTCTGTAGTTGATCCAAACCAGATTAAGGGTATCATAGAGGATATTCCGGATGATCCCAGCGATCCAGGTTATGGGAATAGGACCTTTGATTTATTGGAGGAAAAACAGCATTGTACTCCTTCTGGGTGCTCTGAGATTACGCAGATTGTCCCTGTTCATGTAATTGAGGATGCAGTGATCCTCCCATCAACCATATGA